A region from the Bacteroidota bacterium genome encodes:
- a CDS encoding NADP-dependent malic enzyme has product MDKLFFKDALNYHALGRPGKLEVVPTKPYTTQRDLSLAYTPGVADPCLAINKNPDDVYKYTAKGNLVAVISNGTAVLGLGDIGPEAGKPVMEGKGLLFKVFADIDVFDIEINEKDPHKFIEIVKAISPTFGGINLEDIKAPECFLIEDELKKQLNIPVMHDDQHGTAIITSAGLLNALEINGKKIEDIRIVVNGAGAAAISCTKLYVKLGARPENILMFDSRGVLNTSRQDLNETKRMFARDVPNISLAEALKGADMFLGLSVAGVLKKDMLLAMAPNPIVFALANPVPEISYNDAMSTRDDIIMATGRSDFPNQINNVLGFPYIFRGALDVRAREINDEMKLAASRALAQLAKEPVPEEVNIAFNVNNLRFGREYIIPKPSDPRLIERVAPAVAKAAMESGVARSPIKNWDAYLEELRKRLKTNNPIKRQMKTRAKHNPKRVILADAEHYKMLKAAEIVLNEGIAEPILLGNVLKIKQIIQEHELELSGVEIIDPRSNEQNGRRKQYAEMLFQRRQRKGMTFNAARSYMMHRNYFAPMMLVTGYADAMVTGLTRNYPDSVRPVLQVIDKSPGNKVVSGMYIINGPEGPVFFADCTVNIDPSWEELVEITLQTCRSVKDFKITPRVALVSYSSFGSSDGEVPQKQRKAVEYLHQHHPDMIVDGEIQANAALNPELLAENFSFSKLMGGPANVLIFPNLESANIAYKLMQELGKFEVIGPILNGLSEAVQVLQMGASVAEIVNMITVAVIDAQIKQEKRHREIR; this is encoded by the coding sequence ATGGATAAGCTTTTTTTCAAAGATGCCCTGAACTATCACGCCCTTGGCAGGCCTGGCAAGCTGGAAGTTGTACCTACAAAGCCCTACACCACACAACGCGATCTTTCGCTTGCCTATACCCCCGGGGTGGCCGACCCATGCCTGGCCATCAACAAAAATCCCGACGATGTGTATAAATATACCGCCAAAGGAAACCTCGTGGCTGTAATCAGCAATGGCACGGCTGTGCTTGGTTTGGGCGACATCGGCCCGGAAGCCGGCAAACCCGTCATGGAAGGCAAAGGACTGTTGTTCAAGGTGTTTGCCGATATTGACGTGTTCGACATCGAAATAAACGAAAAAGACCCGCACAAGTTTATCGAGATTGTGAAAGCCATCTCGCCCACCTTCGGAGGCATCAACCTCGAGGATATCAAGGCGCCCGAATGTTTTCTGATTGAAGACGAGCTCAAAAAACAGCTCAATATCCCTGTGATGCACGACGACCAGCACGGCACAGCCATCATCACTTCGGCCGGCCTGCTCAATGCGCTCGAAATCAACGGGAAGAAGATAGAAGACATCAGAATTGTGGTGAACGGAGCCGGAGCTGCTGCTATATCCTGCACCAAGCTCTATGTGAAGCTGGGCGCGAGGCCCGAAAACATCCTGATGTTCGACAGCCGGGGCGTGCTCAACACTTCGCGTCAGGACCTCAACGAAACCAAGCGCATGTTTGCCCGCGATGTGCCCAACATCAGCCTGGCCGAAGCCCTCAAGGGCGCCGACATGTTTCTGGGCCTTTCAGTTGCCGGAGTGCTCAAAAAAGATATGCTCCTGGCCATGGCGCCCAATCCCATCGTGTTTGCACTGGCCAACCCGGTGCCCGAAATCTCGTACAACGATGCCATGTCAACACGCGACGACATCATTATGGCCACCGGGCGAAGCGACTTCCCGAACCAGATCAACAACGTGCTTGGTTTTCCGTACATCTTCCGAGGCGCCCTCGACGTGCGTGCCCGCGAGATCAACGACGAGATGAAGCTGGCAGCCTCGCGCGCACTTGCACAACTGGCCAAAGAACCTGTACCTGAAGAGGTTAACATCGCATTCAATGTGAACAATCTGCGCTTCGGTCGCGAATACATCATCCCCAAACCCTCCGACCCACGCCTGATCGAACGCGTAGCTCCGGCTGTAGCCAAAGCCGCCATGGAGAGTGGTGTGGCCCGCAGTCCCATCAAAAACTGGGACGCTTACCTCGAGGAACTCCGCAAACGCCTCAAAACCAACAACCCCATCAAGCGGCAGATGAAAACCCGCGCCAAACACAACCCCAAGCGGGTCATTCTGGCCGATGCAGAGCATTACAAAATGCTCAAAGCCGCCGAAATTGTGCTCAACGAGGGCATAGCCGAACCCATCCTTCTAGGTAATGTGCTGAAGATTAAACAGATCATCCAGGAGCACGAACTCGAACTCAGCGGTGTCGAAATCATCGATCCCCGTTCGAACGAACAAAACGGACGCCGCAAGCAGTATGCCGAAATGCTCTTCCAGCGCCGTCAGCGCAAAGGCATGACCTTCAACGCTGCCCGGAGCTATATGATGCACCGCAACTATTTTGCTCCCATGATGCTCGTCACAGGTTATGCCGATGCCATGGTCACGGGGCTCACCCGCAACTACCCCGACTCGGTGCGTCCGGTGCTTCAGGTGATCGACAAAAGTCCGGGCAACAAAGTCGTTTCGGGCATGTACATCATCAACGGGCCGGAAGGACCGGTTTTCTTTGCCGACTGCACCGTAAATATCGACCCAAGCTGGGAAGAGCTGGTCGAAATTACCCTGCAAACCTGCCGCAGTGTGAAAGACTTCAAAATCACACCCCGCGTGGCCCTGGTGTCTTACTCCAGCTTTGGCTCGTCGGATGGCGAAGTGCCTCAAAAACAGCGTAAAGCAGTGGAATACCTGCATCAACATCATCCCGATATGATTGTTGACGGTGAAATTCAGGCCAATGCTGCACTCAACCCTGAGCTGCTGGCCGAAAACTTCTCGTTCAGCAAGCTGATGGGCGGCCCGGCTAATGTGCTCATCTTCCCCAATCTCGAGTCGGCCAACATCGCCTACAAACTGATGCAGGAGCTGGGTAAGTTCGAGGTCATCGGACCTATCCTTAACGGGCTGAGCGAGGCTGTTCAGGTGCTTCAGATGGGCGCCTCGGTTGCCGAAATTGTTAACATGATCACCGTGGCAGTGATTGATGCCCAGATCAAACAGGAAAAACGCCATCGCGAAATCAGGTAA
- a CDS encoding class I SAM-dependent methyltransferase, which translates to MKALWDARFAGDEYVYGTAPNRFFAAQIVQTEPGRLLLPGEGEGRNAVFAALKGWQVDAIDFSHEARKKALALAEQSGTKLQNYLVCDLAEATLPENSYDAAAEIFVHLPPELRKQWHRKLSGSIRPGGRLIIEAYHRDQLSYGTGGPQHPDLLYTAHLLASDFPDFEMLMLDETVDTLNEGLLHQGLSALVRLVAVKR; encoded by the coding sequence ATGAAAGCCCTCTGGGATGCTCGTTTTGCAGGCGATGAGTACGTTTATGGCACGGCGCCCAATCGTTTCTTTGCCGCTCAGATTGTGCAGACCGAGCCAGGCAGGCTTTTGCTGCCCGGCGAAGGCGAGGGCCGCAATGCCGTTTTTGCCGCCCTGAAAGGCTGGCAGGTGGATGCCATCGACTTCAGCCATGAAGCACGTAAAAAAGCCCTCGCGCTGGCTGAGCAATCCGGGACCAAACTCCAGAACTACCTGGTTTGCGACCTTGCAGAAGCCACCCTTCCGGAGAATTCCTACGATGCTGCGGCCGAAATATTTGTCCACCTGCCCCCGGAGCTCCGGAAGCAATGGCACAGGAAGCTGTCCGGATCGATTCGCCCGGGCGGACGGCTCATCATCGAAGCTTACCACCGCGATCAGCTCAGTTACGGCACAGGCGGACCGCAGCATCCCGACCTGCTTTACACGGCCCACTTGCTCGCTTCCGACTTTCCGGATTTCGAAATGCTGATGCTCGACGAAACTGTGGATACGCTCAACGAAGGCTTGTTGCACCAGGGTTTGTCGGCCCTGGTGCGCCTTGTTGCAGTAAAGCGCTGA
- the ruvA gene encoding Holliday junction branch migration protein RuvA, with translation MYDYISGKVTAINPAWVVIEAGGIGYMLQISLNTYSAINGKEQVRLYTHLSIREDAHVLYGFFDQEERTVFQLLMSVSGVGAGTARMILSSLSTRDTIEAIARGNVQTLQRIKGIGAKTAQRIVVDLRDKVGKAASALPEKSPEIYNSAGEEALSALLVLGFQRSAAEKVVAGLLRTDPSMAVDKLIREALRQL, from the coding sequence ATGTACGATTACATTTCGGGTAAAGTGACAGCCATCAATCCTGCCTGGGTAGTTATCGAGGCAGGAGGCATCGGCTATATGCTTCAGATCAGCCTGAACACCTACAGCGCCATTAACGGCAAGGAGCAGGTCAGGCTCTACACACATCTTTCCATCAGAGAGGATGCCCATGTGCTGTATGGTTTCTTCGATCAGGAGGAAAGGACAGTATTTCAGTTGCTTATGTCTGTTTCGGGCGTGGGGGCAGGCACGGCCAGGATGATTTTGTCGTCGCTTTCCACGCGCGATACCATCGAGGCCATAGCCCGCGGCAATGTGCAAACCCTGCAGCGCATCAAAGGCATAGGCGCCAAAACAGCCCAGCGCATTGTGGTCGATTTGCGCGACAAGGTAGGCAAGGCCGCATCTGCACTGCCCGAAAAAAGCCCCGAAATATACAATAGTGCAGGAGAGGAAGCGTTATCAGCTCTGCTGGTGTTGGGCTTCCAGCGTTCGGCCGCCGAAAAAGTGGTTGCCGGCCTGTTGCGCACTGACCCTTCCATGGCGGTGGACAAACTCATACGGGAAGCCCTCAGGCAGCTTTAA
- a CDS encoding DEAD/DEAH box helicase translates to MISFQELGLRQELLRAVEALGFSEPMPIQAEVIPALIAQPSDLVGLAQTGTGKTAAFGLPVLHHIDASLRQTQAVVLCPTRELCLQISRDLTNFARFMPSIAISAVYGGASIEKQLRELAQKPQIIVATPGRLNDMIRRGKTDFSHVQWVVLDEADEMLDMGFQEDVDTILQTMPSSHHTLLFSATMPEEVEAILNKYMTNPQVKSVGKRNTGTANVKHMYYVVQAKDRYAALKRIADFNPAIYAIVFCRTRVETQEVADNLIRDGYNADALHGDLSQAQRDHVMNRFRQGSLQMLVATDVAARGLDVNNLTHVINYNLPDEPEVYIHRSGRTGRADKTGVCISIIHTREKSKLRIIERKVGREFAQAKVPTGVQVCEKQLFHHIDRMEKVEINHEEIDAFLPVIFRKLEWMSREDIIRRFVALEFNRFLEYYRNAPDLNVEERGPEREYREKGKSRPIERRDDQGRFTRLFFSIGRRDGTGPHNIIGLINEVTRSRDVSIGRIDIMDNFSFVDVDNQHVDMVVEAFANKQRNKTGVRVNPADPREGGKTSSRSSKPAWKKARKY, encoded by the coding sequence ATGATTAGTTTTCAAGAACTTGGGTTGCGTCAGGAACTTTTGCGGGCTGTTGAAGCCTTAGGATTCAGCGAGCCCATGCCGATTCAGGCCGAAGTGATACCGGCCCTCATTGCACAGCCATCCGACCTTGTAGGCCTGGCCCAGACGGGTACAGGCAAGACGGCCGCTTTTGGCCTGCCTGTGCTTCATCACATTGATGCATCGCTCAGGCAAACGCAGGCTGTGGTTTTGTGCCCCACACGCGAACTTTGTCTGCAAATCTCGCGCGATCTGACCAATTTTGCCCGTTTCATGCCCTCGATAGCCATCTCGGCCGTGTATGGCGGAGCCTCGATCGAAAAACAGTTGCGCGAACTGGCCCAGAAGCCTCAGATCATTGTTGCCACCCCAGGCAGGCTCAACGACATGATCCGCCGCGGAAAAACCGACTTCAGCCATGTGCAGTGGGTGGTGCTCGACGAAGCCGACGAAATGCTCGACATGGGTTTTCAGGAAGATGTGGACACCATCCTGCAAACCATGCCATCAAGCCACCACACCTTACTCTTTTCGGCTACCATGCCCGAAGAAGTGGAGGCTATCCTGAACAAGTATATGACCAACCCACAGGTGAAATCGGTGGGCAAACGCAATACCGGTACGGCCAATGTGAAACATATGTATTATGTGGTGCAGGCCAAGGACCGTTATGCAGCCCTCAAGCGCATAGCCGATTTCAACCCGGCCATCTATGCCATCGTGTTTTGCCGCACCAGGGTTGAAACTCAGGAAGTGGCCGACAACCTGATCCGCGACGGATACAATGCCGATGCGTTGCATGGTGATCTTTCGCAGGCCCAGCGCGACCATGTGATGAACCGTTTCCGTCAGGGCTCGCTGCAGATGCTGGTGGCTACCGACGTGGCAGCGCGAGGTCTGGATGTAAACAACCTGACCCATGTGATCAACTACAACCTGCCCGATGAACCGGAGGTGTATATCCACCGCAGCGGACGCACCGGCCGGGCCGACAAAACAGGGGTGTGCATCAGCATCATCCACACCAGGGAGAAAAGCAAGCTGCGCATCATCGAACGCAAGGTGGGGCGCGAGTTTGCCCAGGCAAAAGTGCCCACAGGCGTCCAGGTGTGCGAAAAACAGTTGTTTCACCACATCGACCGCATGGAAAAGGTGGAGATAAATCACGAGGAAATCGACGCCTTCTTGCCTGTAATTTTCCGTAAGCTGGAGTGGATGAGCCGCGAAGACATCATTCGCCGTTTTGTGGCCCTGGAGTTCAACCGCTTTCTGGAATACTACCGCAATGCGCCCGACCTTAATGTGGAAGAGCGCGGCCCGGAGCGGGAATACCGCGAAAAAGGCAAAAGCCGCCCCATCGAAAGGCGCGACGACCAGGGACGCTTTACCCGCCTGTTTTTCAGCATTGGCAGGCGCGACGGCACCGGCCCGCACAACATCATCGGCCTGATCAACGAAGTCACCCGCTCGCGCGATGTGAGCATCGGCCGCATTGATATCATGGACAACTTCTCGTTTGTGGATGTGGACAACCAGCATGTGGATATGGTGGTGGAAGCCTTTGCGAACAAGCAGCGCAACAAAACGGGGGTCAGGGTGAACCCTGCCGATCCCAGAGAAGGTGGCAAGACGTCGTCCAGATCATCGAAACCAGCCTGGAAAAAAGCCAGAAAATACTAG
- a CDS encoding CPBP family intramembrane metalloprotease gives MHPKAAIRSVVVIVIFLLSLYGNRLINNIFDISIQHSYLRMLYTYSWWLVPVGLATAAIFGISRVPAVLGLNHNPWKAFGFAAVVVSPMLISSALAGRVPDDLTVIRLIQATLLAGLMEELLFRGFLFGLLFRFCGWGFVPASLAGALVFGLSHLYQGSNLAEASGVFLVTAMGAVWFAWLYIEWDNNLWVPVFLHILMNLSWTLFDMSSNALGSVYPNIFRILTIALSIIITLKSFKDRGMHIKKSNLLINN, from the coding sequence ATGCACCCAAAAGCTGCCATTCGATCAGTTGTCGTGATCGTAATCTTTTTACTTTCACTTTATGGCAACAGACTGATTAACAATATATTCGATATTTCAATCCAGCATAGTTACCTGCGGATGCTCTACACCTACTCCTGGTGGTTGGTTCCTGTGGGACTGGCAACAGCAGCAATCTTTGGCATATCCCGTGTACCGGCTGTACTCGGCTTGAATCATAATCCCTGGAAAGCCTTTGGTTTTGCGGCTGTTGTGGTTTCGCCCATGCTGATAAGCTCGGCACTGGCCGGAAGGGTGCCCGACGATCTTACGGTCATCAGGTTAATTCAGGCTACCTTGCTGGCAGGGTTGATGGAAGAATTGTTGTTCAGGGGGTTCCTGTTTGGCCTTTTGTTTCGGTTTTGCGGCTGGGGTTTTGTGCCGGCTTCGCTTGCCGGTGCACTGGTATTCGGCCTGAGCCACTTGTACCAGGGCTCCAACCTTGCTGAGGCCAGCGGTGTTTTTCTGGTTACCGCCATGGGGGCCGTTTGGTTTGCATGGCTCTATATCGAATGGGACAACAACCTGTGGGTGCCGGTTTTCCTGCATATCCTGATGAACCTTTCGTGGACACTCTTCGATATGAGCTCCAATGCACTGGGTTCGGTCTATCCGAATATTTTCCGTATTCTGACCATCGCCCTGAGTATCATCATAACTCTTAAAAGCTTTAAAGACAGGGGAATGCACATCAAAAAAAGCAACCTCCTTATTAATAATTGA
- a CDS encoding DUF302 domain-containing protein — protein MQYYISKTVKGDFDQTIQQVTEGLKAIGFGLVSVIDVSATLKEKINDDFKPYVILGACNPHFASKALRMEDKLGVLLPCNLVVIDQGGGNIEVAAMEPLEMIAAMGKPELTSLAGEVSAKMKAFVESL, from the coding sequence ATGCAATACTATATCAGCAAGACCGTGAAAGGCGATTTCGATCAAACCATACAGCAGGTTACAGAGGGCCTTAAGGCCATTGGCTTCGGGCTGGTTTCGGTGATTGATGTAAGCGCCACACTCAAAGAAAAAATCAACGACGATTTCAAGCCCTATGTAATCCTGGGGGCATGCAATCCGCATTTTGCCAGCAAGGCGCTTCGTATGGAAGACAAACTGGGTGTGCTCCTGCCCTGCAATTTGGTTGTGATTGACCAGGGCGGGGGAAATATTGAAGTGGCTGCCATGGAACCGCTCGAAATGATTGCCGCCATGGGCAAACCCGAGCTCACCAGCCTGGCCGGAGAGGTTAGCGCCAAAATGAAAGCCTTTGTGGAAAGTCTTTGA